A window of the Vespa crabro chromosome 8, iyVesCrab1.2, whole genome shotgun sequence genome harbors these coding sequences:
- the LOC124426328 gene encoding probable serine/threonine-protein kinase DDB_G0267686, whose translation MSPGSQGTLEVERYIGSCLISSNVRNGTHKAILGKKQDQNNLRGKNTKACYGGQNYASGGEQCSMQYGTVSGGWAGAPLISMTSSPRRCNQGLSPSLGQQQQQHQQSSQQQQSQACEQQQQQQQQQQQQQQQQQQQLNGHLHKSPLSRLAIHTQGAPLILAGRFHNRGKIHTGNAVGLGNGVPSSSLAVGGYVHANGNSSAMNGTMNSTMNGSTSGPTRCPAPPRPRRPMESTKKVQTGNGKGDCSNVSKDSTGTNIANIDSLSIASDESSGSNNSENSLPRIIKPRKRRKKDRKPPNGGITTSSTDGSSTTTTTTTTITAVATTTTTTTTTTTTAMATKSDEPQQQRTSPNAVNEQSGVVMPFKPYVSSSCYDHQRYESGSAQQRNHRRPPIGRESVYGSCRAQVSSVQAIADIRQQRYAHRHVQVKVLDDNRNVVVPGTMRAIQSKAYRPHSHHHHHHHHHHHVVSSNNNNNNKNNNNSGNNNNNNNNNVVSRYIHQDYNDATATCEDGFTDGLGLCQCRYCDPSGLIWDVDQNGYSPYLTAPSCNDFCPANHQYPQQAPTMFLSRGSSLGCQDRQQHQHQHHQQHQHQHQHQHQHQQQQVTIERLFDAECSRITRPERDGSSTVILRRSWSDPTSYFSEEITAPSRDVGVIGDRGQSENGKRCGGTFWHGDTTASAGMANGTANVSSSNGNLGNSASSPSSKGLEVSTEIVTSPNGHRDLEIKFYSPSPNAPSATNAIEEDKSIFVEEDEEDFNDIWSYHESKLQKDFRSLLQAEE comes from the coding sequence ATGAGCCCGGGCTCTCAGGGCACCCTGGAGGTGGAGCGTTACATCGGTAGCTGTTTGATATCGTCGAACGTTCGAAACGGAACGCACAAGGCGATCCTTGGAAAGAAACAGGATCAAAACAATCTGCGTGGGAAAAATACTAAAGCCTGTTACGGTGGACAGAATTACGCTAGTGGCGGCGAGCAATGCTCAATGCAATACGGCACGGTTTCCGGTGGTTGGGCAGGTGCTCCACTCATTTCGATGACGTCCAGTCCTCGTAGATGTAATCAAGGTTTGTCACCTTCGTTGggacaacaacagcaacaacatcaACAATCGTCCCAGCAACAGCAATCGCAAGCTTGcgagcaacaacaacaacaacaacaacagcagcagcagcagcagcagcagcagcagcagcagctgAACGGACACCTGCACAAAAGTCCCCTCTCCAGACTAGCCATTCACACGCAGGGAGCGCCGTTGATTCTCGCCGGTCGATTTCACAATCGAGGAAAAATACACACTGGCAACGCCGTCGGCCTCGGCAACGGCGTTCCCAGCAGCAGCCTCGCGGTTGGTGGTTACGTTCACGCTAATGGAAACTCATCGGCGATGAACGGTACGATGAACAGTACGATGAACGGTTCAACGAGCGGACCTACGCGATGTCCAGCGCCACCACGACCCAGGAGACCAATGGAATCTACGAAAAAGGTTCAAACAGGAAATGGAAAGGGGGATTGTTCGAACGTCTCTAAAGATTCTACGGGGACAAATATTGCGAATATCGATTCGTTGAGTATCGCTAGCGACGAAAGTTCCGGATCGAACAATTCTGAGAATAGTCTACCCCGCATCATAAAACCACGGAAGCGTAGAAAGAAGGATAGGAAACCTCCGAACGGAGGGATAACAACGTCATCGACGGATGGAAgttcgacgacaacgacgacgacaacgacgataacGGCggtggcgacgacgacgacgacgactacgacgacgacgacgacggcaatGGCGACGAAATCGGATGAACCTCAGCAGCAACGAACGAGTCCTAACGCCGTTAACGAACAGTCAGGCGTCGTTATGCCGTTTAAACCTTACGTATCGTCTAGCTGTTACGATCATCAAAGATACGAAAGTGGATCGGCTCAACAGAGAAACCACAGAAGACCACCGATCGGTAGGGAAAGTGTTTACGGCTCTTGTCGAGCGCAGGTGTCCTCCGTGCAGGCCATTGCCGACATCAGGCAACAGAGGTACGCGCATCGGCACGTGCAAGTGAAAGTGCTGGACGACAACAGAAACGTCGTCGTGCCCGGCACGATGCGAGCGATTCAGTCGAAAGCTTATAGGCCGCAcagtcatcatcatcatcatcatcatcatcatcatcatgtaGTTAgcagcaacaataacaacaacaacaaaaacaacaacaacagcggcaacaacaacaataataacaataataacgttgtgTCTCGTTACATACATCAGGATTACAACGACGCTACGGCAACCTGCGAGGACGGTTTTACCGACGGATTGGGACTTTGTCAGTGTCGTTATTGCGATCCTTCTGGATTAATTTGGGACGTAGATCAAAACGGATATTCCCCTTATCTAACCGCACCATCGTGTAACGATTTTTGCCCTGCCAATCACCAATATCCTCAACAGGCACCAACGATGTTTCTGTCGCGTGGCTCGTCTCTCGGTTGTCAAGATCGACAGCAACACCAACATCAGCATCATCAGCAACATCAACATCAACACCAACATCAACATCAACACCAACAGCAGCAAGTAACAATCGAGAGATTATTTGACGCGGAATGTTCGCGTATAACGCGACCAGAACGCGATGGCTCTAGCACGGTAATCCTAAGGCGTAGCTGGAGCGATCCAACTAGCTACTTCAGCGAAGAGATTACCGCACCCAGCAGAGACGTCGGCGTGATTGGTGACAGAGGTCAATCGGAGAACGGCAAACGTTGCGGAGGAACGTTTTGGCACGGTGATACGACGGCATCCGCTGGCATGGCCAACGGCACAGCAAACGTATCTTCATCGAACGGTAACTTGGGTAATTCAGCTAGCTCGCCCTCTTCTAAGGGCCTCGAGGTCTCCACGGAAATTGTTACTTCGCCGAACGGTCATCGGGACTTGGAAATCAAGTTTTATTCTCCATCGCCAAATGCACCGTCGGCAACAAATGCGATCGAGGAAGACAAGTCGATATTCGTCGAGGAAGACGAGGAagatttcaatgatatttggAGTTATCACGAGTCGAAATTGCAAAAGGATTTTCGAAGTTTATTACAGGCGGAAGAGTGA